In Candidatus Cloacimonadota bacterium, the genomic window TGCTCTCAAATCTGCTCCATGTGAGAGCAGATGTGTAGCAAATGAATGTCGAATGGAATGTGGAGAATAACCTTTGGTTTTGGCAACAAGAATGATATATCTATCGAGGATTTCGCGTAGTTCGTCTGAAGACAATGGTTTTCCGCTTTTGGATAGGAAGATATTTGAAATCCTCTTTAATTCCCTCCGGCAGTTGCCGGAGGGATGAAACTGACTTCTGATTTGTAAATAATTCTTTATTGCTTTGATTGCTTTTTTCCCAATCGGAACAATCCGTTCTTTGTTACCTTTTCCAATTACTCTTATAATTTTCTCGTTCAGATCGATTTGCTGAAGTGTACAATTTGCGATTTCGCTGATCCTCATTCCGCTGGAATAGATCAACTCTAAAATCGCTTTATTGCGAATTCCGAATTTACTGGTCAGGTCGGGAATATTGAGAAGTGCGTCGATCTCGATCTCTGTGAAATGTTTAGGCAGGTGTTTTTCAAATTTCGGGATTTTGAGATTATCTGCCGGATTTTTTTCGATTATTCTATTTCTCTCGCAGAACTGGAAAAAGTTTTTAATGGTTGTTGCTTTGCGCGCCAGAGTTCTGTTGCTACGGTTATTCATACTCAAATGCCGCATAAAATCGCGCAGGAACAAACGGGAAACCTGCTCGATCTTAACTTCTTCATTTTCAAAATATTTTGTTAGAAATTCTTCGAGTTGGAAGAGGTCACTTTCGTATGCTTTGATCGTATGTTCGGATAAACCTCGGGAGATTTGGGTGCGAATGTATTGAGTGATTTGTGTTTTCATTTTAACTTATCCCCAGTCCTTCTCTTGAGAAGAGAAGGGAGATCAAGAGAAGCAAGAAGAAACTCAAATCCAACTGAAACAGACAGTCATCCCTCTCTTCTCAAGAGAGGAACCGACGGTGTGTTAGGATTTTTGTTAATTCTTCAATAACTTCATTCAAATTTTTAATAACTTTTTCATTATTAAATCTAATAACTTTCATCCCCAATTCATTGATGATCGCTGTTCTCAACTCATCACAATCCTTTTGAGTCTCATGAATTCCTCCATCTATTTCGACAACTAATTTCATTTCATGACAATAGAAATCTGCAATGAAAAATCTTTTTCGTCCTTCATATTCAAAATAGAGCGGAAATTGACGATTGAATTTCAGGTTTTCAATTTTCCTGTTCCGAACAGCATTCCAGAAAATTTTTTCGGCTTTGGTAGAATGCTTTCTTAAATTTCCGGCTGTTTGGACTGCAATAGATTTCATTTAACTCATCCCCAGCCCTTCTCTTAAAAAGAGAAGGGAGTTTTAGAGAAACAAGAAGAAACTCAACCTAACCGAAACATGAAGTCATCCCTCTCTTCCCAAGAGAGGGACCGAGGGTGAGTTATTCAATCTTTTCTTCAATCCACTCCCTCGTAATCTTCCCATTCTCAAATATCAACCTCAATTTCCCAAAAA contains:
- a CDS encoding tyrosine recombinase — encoded protein: MKTQITQYIRTQISRGLSEHTIKAYESDLFQLEEFLTKYFENEEVKIEQVSRLFLRDFMRHLSMNNRSNRTLARKATTIKNFFQFCERNRIIEKNPADNLKIPKFEKHLPKHFTEIEIDALLNIPDLTSKFGIRNKAILELIYSSGMRISEIANCTLQQIDLNEKIIRVIGKGNKERIVPIGKKAIKAIKNYLQIRSQFHPSGNCRRELKRISNIFLSKSGKPLSSDELREILDRYIILVAKTKGYSPHSIRHSFATHLLSHGADLRAVQEMLGHSNLSTTEIYTHLSLKDLKKVYEQAHPRSKKKD
- a CDS encoding DUF559 domain-containing protein, with the protein product MKSIAVQTAGNLRKHSTKAEKIFWNAVRNRKIENLKFNRQFPLYFEYEGRKRFFIADFYCHEMKLVVEIDGGIHETQKDCDELRTAIINELGMKVIRFNNEKVIKNLNEVIEELTKILTHRRFLS